AAACTGAATTATCCCGAAGCGGTTGCCTATTTGACGGCTGCCATTATGGAGGGAGCTCGAGAGGGAAAAACCGTGGCGGAACTAATGAGTTTTGGGACCACTTTATTATCAAGAAATGATGTCATGGAGGGGATCCCTGAGCTTATTCCTGACGTGCAAGTTGAAGCGACATTTCCAGATGGCACTAAATTGGTCACCGTCCACCAACCAATTATCTAAGGATGCATATGATTCCAGGCGAATATATTTTATGTGATGAAAATATTATGATTAATGAAGGTCGTGTTACCTCCTCTCTTCAGGTGGTTAATTCAGGAGATAGACCTGTTCAAGTGGGCTCTCATTATCATTTTTATGAAACTAATATGTGTCTATTATTTGATCGTGAATTAGCAAAGGGGATGAGATTAAATATTCCGGCAGGTACTGCTGTCAGATTTGAGCCAGGGCAGAGTAGAAAAGTAGAGCTGGTAGAGATCGCAGGTTTAAGAAACATTTTTGGTTTTCAGGGAAAAATTCAAGGTGAGTTGAAATGATTAATTTATTTAAATATGTATCTGTACTACTCTGTACGTTATTGTTTATTCCAGAAATTGCTTTTGCTCATCCGGGCCATGGCCAGGGTTTTCTGGGAGGTATAGTTCATCCTTTTACTGGCATAGATCATATATTAGGGATGCTTGGAATGGGGGCATGGGCAGCGCTCAGAGCCAATAAAAAAGGAATATGGTTTTTTGTGATCTACCTTACAGGGCTTCTTGTAGGGGGGGTGATAGGGATTACTTTTAATTTACACATTAATCCTGATATTTATATTGCTTTATCAATTGCTATGACGGGTTGTTTTATTATTAGGAGATCCGATACCAATTGGATGACTCAATTAATATTAACGTCGTCCTTTGCTTTAGGTCACGGCGTAGCGCATGGTATGGAAGTCCCTCGCTTAGCACATCCTACCGAGTTCATTTTAGGATTTTTAATTTCAAGTTCAATCATATTTTGTTTGGGTTTCTTGTTTGGGAAGAAAATTCATACACAATCCCAACTTAAAAGAAATACCGGATATATTCTTTTCTTATCCGCGATTGGTTTGATGATGGAGAGTTAAATGACTCAAAAAATGGATCGAAAAGCTTACGCTGAAATGTTTGGTCCCACTACCGGGGATCGGATACGTTTAGCGGATACAGAACTGTTTATAGAAATAGAAAAGGATCTCACCACGTATGGTGAAGAAGTAAAATTTGGTGGTGGCAAAGTTATTCGTGACGGCATGGGCCAATCTCAATTAACGGCAAAAGATGTGGCTGATACGGTGATTACCAATCCCGTGATC
This sequence is a window from Ferrovum sp. JA12. Protein-coding genes within it:
- a CDS encoding urease subunit beta encodes the protein MIPGEYILCDENIMINEGRVTSSLQVVNSGDRPVQVGSHYHFYETNMCLLFDRELAKGMRLNIPAGTAVRFEPGQSRKVELVEIAGLRNIFGFQGKIQGELK
- the ureA gene encoding urease subunit gamma, with the translated sequence MDLTPREKDKLLIFTASLLAERRLAKGLKLNYPEAVAYLTAAIMEGAREGKTVAELMSFGTTLLSRNDVMEGIPELIPDVQVEATFPDGTKLVTVHQPII
- a CDS encoding HupE/UreJ family protein, with amino-acid sequence MINLFKYVSVLLCTLLFIPEIAFAHPGHGQGFLGGIVHPFTGIDHILGMLGMGAWAALRANKKGIWFFVIYLTGLLVGGVIGITFNLHINPDIYIALSIAMTGCFIIRRSDTNWMTQLILTSSFALGHGVAHGMEVPRLAHPTEFILGFLISSSIIFCLGFLFGKKIHTQSQLKRNTGYILFLSAIGLMMES